DNA from Deinobacterium chartae:
AACCCGTCTCCCCCCCTCGAGGACAGCGCGCTCCTCGAGGTGCTCAAGGCGCTGGCCGACCCGGGCCGCCTGCGCATCATCGGCCTGCTGGCCCACGGACCCAGCAGCGTCGAAGGGCTGGCCGCCGAGCTGGAACTCAGCCTCAGCACCACCTCGCACCACCTTTCGCGCCTGTCGGGGGCCGGGCTGGTCGAAGCCCGCGCGCGCGGGCACTACAGCATGTACTCGCTCGTGCCCGGCCCGCTCGAGGACGCGGCCCGCCGCCTGCTCGACCCGGGCTCGCTGGCACACGTGCGCCGCGAGAGCGATCAGGACCTGTTCGAACGCAAGGTTCTCGAGCGTTTCACCGACGCAGCAGGCCGCATCACGGCCTTCCCGCGCCCGCGCAGAAAGTTTCTGGTGCTGCTGCGGCACGTCCAGAAAGCCTTTGAACCCGGACGCCGCTACAGCGAGCGCGAGGTGAACGATACGCTGCTGCGCTTCAACGACGACACCGCCACCTTGCGGCGCGGGCTGATCGAACACGGCCTGATGCTGCGCGCGGGCGGCGGCGGCGACTACTGGCTGCCGCCGCAACCCTGAGCCCTCTCCCCTCTGCCCAAAACCTTCCAGGAGGACGCCATGAAACCGCACCGCCTCGCCAAAACCCTACCGGTCAAAGAACGCCTCGAGCCCATCGGTGTTTACGTTATCCGCAACCGCGTCAACGGCAGGCAACTGGTGGCGGGTGCTATCAACCTGCGCGCCCGCATCAACCGGGCCCGCTTCGAACTCAGCACCCGCATTCACCCGAACAAGGCGTTGCAGCGCGACTGGAACGAACTGGGTCCCGAGGCCTTCGAGTTCGAGGTCCTCGACACCCTCGAGCCGGTCGAGACGCGCCCCCTGGCCAGCGAGTACCAAGAAGACGTCGACGAGCTCACCCGGTTATGGATCGAGCGGCTGGGCACCGACCGCGACGGGTACAACCTCGAGCAGCGCTGAGGTGAACCGGACCGTTCCGGACGCCCTCCTAAACTTCTGGCTGCCCGACCTGTACTTCGACGGGGCGGAGGTCGTCACCGCCCTGCGCGACATGCCCGCCAAGGCGCACCCACTGCAGCAGCGCACCCGCCCACTGCAGCAGCGCACCCGGCTCGCGGCTGCGTACCGCACGCAGCGCGAACGCGATCATTCCGGGCGCACCGCGGTACCGGTGGATGCGCGGGTGGTCACCCTGCTCTTTCACGCGGTCGGCCACCTGCACGGGATGTTCGCACGTTTCCGGCGCACGTGGCCGCTGGAGAGCTGTAACGTGATGATGACGGTGCATCCGGAGTCCCAGCTAGCCAGCGTCACTTTTCTGTCGAAGGTGGAAGACTGGATGGAAGGCCCCATCATGGAGGACTTTCCCGGGGTCAGCTTCTTCCTCGACCTCGAGGACGGAGCGCTGCTGAGAACCATGTACATGCGCTGAATCCGGTGGGCCTCGGTCTGCAGCCTAATCAGTACCCCTGGTCGAGCCCGCCGCGCTCCACCCGGACCCGCTGGCGGAACACGTAGTAGTTCCAGATCTGGTAGGCCACGATCAGGGGCAGGAAAATCGCGGCAACGATGTTCATCAGGTGCAGCGTGTAGGGCTGGCTGGCCGCCTGCTGCACGGTCAGGGTGTTGGCCGGGTCCAGCGTCGAGATCGCCACGTTCGGATACAGCCCCAAAAAGATGGTCAGGGTCGAAAAGGCGACGGTCAGGCCGCTCATGGCAAAACCCAGGGCGCTGCGGCGGGTCACGAGGGCGTACCAGATGGTGATCAGGGTCAAAAAGGCCGCGATCGGAAACAGCCACGGCAGCAGCCCGAAATTGCGGAACAGCCCCGTGGAGATGTAGCCGGCCACCACGAAACCCAGCACCGCCACGGTGGCCAGCGCACCCCAAAACAGCGCGGCGCGGCGCGCACGGTGGTAGATCTCGTCCTCGTGGTGCAGCCGCAGCAGCAAGAAATTGGCCCCGTGCAGCACGAACATCAGCGCGGTCGCCAGCCCGCCCAGCAGCGCAAACGGATTAAACAGCAGCAGCGGCGACCCCACGAACTCGCCCTCGGCGCTGATCGGCAGGCCGCGCAGCAAGTTGGCCATCACCACGCCCCACAAAAAGGCCGGAACCAGGCTGCCCCAGAAGGACATGGCGTCCCAGAAGGCGCGCCAGCGCGGACGGTCCACCTGGTTGCGGAACTCGAACGACACCCCGCGCACGATCAGGGCCAGCAGGATGATCACAAAGATCGGGTACATGCCGCTGAACAGGGCCCCGTACCAGCGCGGAAAGGTCGAGAACATGGCCCCCGCCGCCGCGATCACCCACACCTCGTTTCCGTCCCAGAAAGGGCCGATGGTGCCGGTCAGCGCGCGTTCCTCGCGCTCGTTTCGGGCCAGCAGCGGGCGCAGCATGTCCACCCCGAAGTCGAAACCCTCGAGGAAAAAGTACAGCGTGAACAGAGCGGCGATGATCCAGAACCACAGGGTCGGTAAGTCCACGGGTCACTCCTCGAGGTAGTGCGGGGCGGGCGCGGCGGTCATCTGGTGTTCGGGCGCATGAATGCCCGCGCGGGCGGTGGTGCCCAGCAGGTAGATGTCCAGCCCGATCAGCATCAGGTACACCAGCCAGAAACCGATCAGACCGACGAATACGGTCGTGGCGTTCAGGGCCGACACGCCGTCACGGGTGAACATCAGACCCTGCACGATCCAGGGCTGACGGCCCATCTCGGTCGCGATCCAGCCGGTGAAGTTGGCGATAAACGGCGCGGGGATCATCCAGGGCAGAAAGCGCAGGTAACGCCTCGAGGTCTCCAGCCGTCCGCGCCACCACAGCCACACTCCCACCAGGGCGGTGAGCAGCATCAGCAGACCCAGGCCGACCATCACCCGGAAGCTCCAGTACACCGGCCACACCGGCGGGGTGTAATCGCCAGGACCGTAACGCTCGTCGTACTCGCGCTCGATGTCGTTGATGCCGCGAATCGAGCGGTCAAAGCTGTTGTAGGCCAAGAAACTGCCCAGGTAAGGCAGCTCGAGGTTGATCAGGTTGCGGCGCTCGCTCTGGCTGGGCAGCGCGAAGATGCTCTCTCCGGCCCCGGGCGGGGTGGTTTCCCAGATCGCCTCGATGGCCGCGAACTTCATGGGCTGGTCCACCACCATCACCTGGCCCTGGCGGTGCCCCACCAGCGCCGAACCGACCGTGCCCAGCAGGGCCACCGCCACGCCCAGCTTCAGGCTCCTCGAGAACAGCTCGGGACGGTGCCCGCGCGCCAGATGCCACGCCGAGACACCGAGCACGAAAAACGAGCCGATGCACAGCGCGCTGAACCAGATGTGCCCGAAGTACAGCCAGGCCTTGTAGTTGAGGGCCACCGCCGCGAACGAGGTCAGATGCGCCTCGTCACCGACTACGGTGTAACCCACCGGGTGCTGCATCCAGGCGTTGGCCATGATGATCCAGAAGGCCGAGACCGTAGAGCCCAGCGCCACCAGCCAGATCGAGGCGAGGTGCAGCGGGCGCGGCAGGCGGTCGCGCCCGAACCACCACAGCCCCAAAAAGGTGGACTCGAGGAAAAAGGCCATCAGCACCTCGAGGGCCAAGGGCACCCCGAAGATGTTGCCCACGAAGCGGGCGTACTCGGCCCAGTTCATGCCGAACTGAAATTCCTGCACGATGCCGGTGACCACGCCCACCGCGAAGTTGATGACGAACAGGTGCCCGAAAAATCGGGTCAGCGTGCCCCAGACCTGGAGGCGGGTGAAGTAGGCGAAAGTCTCGATGGTCGCGATGATCAGCGAGAGCCCGACCGTGAAGGGCACGAAGAAGAAGTGAAAGATGTTGGTGGTGGCAAACTGGAATCTCGAGAGATCAAGAACGTCCATGCGGCCTCCGCTCAAGCACTTGAGGCCAGGGTAACGCGCGGTACCTGGCCGCGCCTGGTCACGGGGTGAACCGTTTCTTTAGGTTTGTCGTATGCCCGGTTCAGGTCCGCAGGAGCGGCCCTCACCTGCCGCTCGGTAAGCGGTGCTGCACTGAAAGCAGGAGGTGCAACGTGCCCTGGACCCGCAACGACTACCCGGCCTCGCTGAAGAACCTGACCCCCGAAGTGCGGGGAAAAGCGGTCGAGATCGCCAACGCCCTGCTCGAGGAGGGTTACGAGGAGGGCCGCGCCATCGCAATCGCCACCGCCCGCGCCGAGGAGTGGGCCGAGCGCCGCGGCAAGCCGGTCAAGCAAGCGGACGCTTGACGCGCCCCTTGGGGCTAAGCTCCCTGGCTTAGCGCCCCGAACGGGCGGTAGGATGACCGCGATGAGGCGGGAGTCCAAGAACAACAAGCTGACCCGCGCCCGTGACGTGCTGTCCAGCCTCGAGGCCGAGTACCCCGACGCGCGCACCGAACTGGTGTACCGCAACCCCTTCGAACTGCTGGTCGCCACCGTCTTGTCGGCCCAGGCGACCGACCGGAGCGTGAACCTCGCAACCCCGGCGCTGTTCGCAGCCTACCCGGACGCGCAGGCGATGAGCCAGGCCACCCCGGAGCAGATCGAACCGTTCATTCGCACCATCGGCCTGTACCGCGCCAAGGCCAAGAACCTGGCCCGGTTGGCGCAACTGCTGGTCGAGCGTCACGGCGGCGAGGTTCCCGACGACTTCGACGCGGTGGTGGCCCTGCCCGGCGCCGGACGCAAGACCGCCAACGTGGTGCTTTCGAACGCCTTCGGTCGCCCCGCCATCGCGGTAGACACGCACGTCGGACGGCTGGCACGCCGCCTGGCCTTTTCCGAGCACACCAACCCCGACAAGGTCGAGCGTGACCTCGAGGCGCTGTTTGCGCGCGAACGCTGGGTGTTCTTGCACCACGCGCTGATCCTGCACGGGCGGCGGGTATGCCTCGCGCGCAAGCCCAACTGCCCGGGCTGCGTCCTCGAGCCGCTGTGCCCCAAAGTCGGCGTGGCCTCCTAGTTCCCAGGCCGCTCCTGGCACCGGGAACGGGCTTTCCCGGCCGCCTTTCCCTGCGCCGCTTTCCCCACCCCTACCGGAGTCTGTTTTGAACTTTTCCCGCCTTCGCCTCCACCTGCCGTTTTCAGCCGAGATCTGGCTGTTTCTGATCGGAGCTTTCGGCTTCGGGATGGGTTCGGCGCAGTTGCAGCTGTACCTCAACTTCTACCTGCAGGCGCTGGGAATCGGCGCGGGCATGCAGGGCCTGCTGAACGCGCTGCCCGCCTGGACCCTGGTGCTCGCCGGGCTGCCCGCCGCCGCGCTGGCGCGGCGGGTCTCGTTCGCACGCACCATCCAGCTGGGCTCGGCGCTGTCGTTGCTGGGCCTGCTGGGCATCGCGCTCAGTACGCAGCCGCTCACCCTGATCCTGTTCGGCATCGTGCAGGGGGTGGGATCGACCTTTCTGATGGTCTCGACCTCGCCTTTCATGGCCGCGCACTCGAGGCCCGAGGAGCGCATCACGCTGTTCTCGCTGCAGATGGCGCTGATGACCACCGCCGGTTTTCTGGGCAATCTGCTGGGCGGGCAGATGCCGGGGCTGTACGCCGAAAGTTTCGGCGGAACCCCGCGTGACCTCGAGGCGATCCGCTCGGCGCTGCTGGCCGGTGCGGCCCTGCAGGTGGTGGGGCTGCTGCCGGTGTTGTGGCTGAGGCCCGGCGCGCAGGCGCGCGGCGAGGGGGCCAAACGCCGCCCGGTGCAAGACCCGCGCACCATGTGGCGCCTGCTGCTGCCCAACTTGCTGGTGGGCGTGGGGGCCGGACTCACCATTCCCTACCTGAACCTGTTCGTAGAGGGCAAGTTCGGCGTGCCCTTCGCGCAGCTGGGTACGCTGTTCGCCTGGACTTCGCTGGCCACCGCCGTCACCGTGCTGATCCAGCCCGCGCTGGTGCGGCGCTACGGCGAGCTGAAGACCATCTTGATCGTGCAGGGCGGCTCGCTGCCCTTTCTGGTGATGCTGGGCTTCGCGCCCAGCCTGCTGCTGGTCACGGCGGCGCTGTTCATCCGTGGCGCGCTGATGAACGCGGCGGGCCCGGTGTACTCGGCGCACGCCATGGCGCGGCTGTCCGAGAGCGACCGCGGCACCTACTCGGCGCTGAACTCGATGATGTGGAACGGCGGCTGGGCGCTCGGCAGTCTGATCTCGGGCGGGGTGCGTGCCGCCCTCGAGTTCGATGCGGCCTTTGACCTGCTGTTTTGCGGAACCGTGCTGCTTTACGCGGCCTCGGTCGTGGCCATTTACCTGGGCCTTTACCGTACTGCGAATGCCCAAAACCTTGCGGCGCTAAGAAGCGGTGTAGACTGAGGGGTGATGAACGGAGCTGGCATGCTTGAACGCCTGTACCGGGTCCAGCAGATGGACACCGAACTCGACCGCCTCAAAGACGACGAAACCCGCATTCCCGGCGACCTCGCCGAAGCCCGCCGGGAGCACGCGGAGATCAGCGAGGCACTCGAGAGCCACCGGCGGGACCTCGAGGCCACCCGCAAGGAGATCAACCAGAACGAACTGGAACTGGCCGACTACCAGGACAAGCTCACCAAAGCCCGTGACGACCAGCAGAAGAACGCCTACGACGCCAAGGTTCAGACCCAGTACGAGAACCTGATCCAGCAGCTTGGGGACCGCGTCAGCGACCTCGAGGAAGCCTTGGAGCCGCTGTACGCGCGCCGCGAGCAGCTCGAGAAGGGCATCGCCGCGCTGGAGGAGCGCGCCGCCGCGCTGGCCCCGCGCCTCTCGAACCTCGAGGCGATGGACGACACCCGTATCGGTGCGCTGCGCGACGAGTACCAGACCAAGAAAAGCGAACGCGACGCGCTGGCGAACGAGCTCGACAAGCGCCTCGCCAAGGAGTACGAGATGATCCGCAAGGCCCGCAAGGGTCTGGGCGTGGCCGCGATCATGAACGGCCGCTGCGCGGCCTGCAACATGCACCTGCCGATCACGGTGCAGCAGCGCGCCGCGACCGGTGCGCTGCCCGCCGTGAAGTGCCCGTCGTGCGGTCGCCTGCTGGTCCGCGTCTAAGGAACCCATGACGCCTGCTGCGCGCATCCGTCACGCTTCGCGCCGCGACGCCGAAGCGCTGACCGCGCTGTGTCTGGCGTGGCAGGGCGCACCCGGTGCCAGCGACCCGGCCCTGCTGCACGAACTGTGGGGGCAGGCCCTGGGCGACGACGACTCGAGCGTGTACCTCGCCGAAACCGAAGACGGCCGCGCGCTGGGATTCGTGCACGTTACCTACCAGGCTCGCCCGGCCCGCTTGGGCTGGCGGGCCACCATCGAGGAGCTGCACGCTCCCGGTGATCCCGAAGCCGCGCTGCGCCGCGCGCTGCTCGAGGCGGTGGTGGCCGAGTGCCGCCGCCGCGCCGACGTGATCGCGCTGTACCTGATCACCCAGCCGGACCTCGAGCCGAAACTCAGCCTCGAGGAGGTCTACGCCCAGCTCGGCTTCCGCAAGCGCGGACGCGACGTGCTGGTGTGGACCGGGGAGTTGCTCTGAGCCTTGGGCACCCGTGACCCGCGCGACACCTGGACGCCGCTGGCCGAGAACTGGCCCGCACAGCGGGCGCGGCGCGAGGGCGCGGTCGATGCCCTGATCATCGAACTGGCCCGGCGGCACCTCGCCGGGCCGGTTCTCGACGCGGGCTGCGGCAGCGGCGAGTACACGGCGGCCCTGCACGCCCTGGGCCTCGAGGTGCTGGGGACGGACGCCACGCCCGCCATGCTCGGGGTCGCGCGGCGACAGTTTCCGCAGCTCGCCTTCCAGGCAGCGGACCTGCTCGCCCTTCCCTTCGCGGACGCCGCCTTTGGCGGCGTGTTTTGCCTCACGGTCCTCGAGTGGGTCACAGATCCCTGGGCCGCGCTGCGCGAAGTGGTGCGCGTGACCCGTCCGGGCGGCACGCTGCTGCTGGGCGTGCTGGGCGCAGGGAACCGGGTGCGCGACCGTCACCTCGAGCGCTTTCTGAGCGGCCAGTCGCCCATGAATGGCCTGCTGCCCTGGGAGCTCGAGTCCTTGCTGCGGCACGCGGACCTCGAGCTGATCGAATCGTGCGGGGCTGCGCCCTCGGGCCGCCTGGAGGGCGACCGCGCCGCCATGACCCGGGCGATGCTGTGGCTGTTCGTGGCCCGCCGCGCCGGATAGACCGCCGCTCCGCAGGAGCAGGGCCGCTCTGTTATAGTCAGGCTGTTTTTGCGCGCCCCACGGGTTGCAGCAGCCCCGACTTACCCCAAGGAGAACTCCATGACCTTACCTCTGACCGAGCGTCCCGCCTGGAAAGCTCTCGAAACGCACTTCGCCGAGGTCAAGAACCTGCACCTGCGCGACCTGTTCGCGCAGGATCCCGCGCGCGGCGAGCGCCTGACCCTCGAGGCCGAGGGCATCTACCTGGACTACTCCAAAAACCGCGTCACCGACCAGACCCTGCGCCTGCTGATCAACCTGGCGCGCGAGAGCGGCGTGGAGGCGCGCCGCGACGCGATGTTCGCCGGGGAGCACATCAACAGCACCGAGGACCGCGCCGTGCTGCACACCGCGCTGCGCCTGCCCGCAGGTGCCCGGCTGATCGCCGACGGCGAGGACGCCGCCGCCTTCGTGCACGCGGTCTTGGCCCGCATGGCCGATTTTGCAGGCCGGGTGCGCGCGGGCGAGTGGCGCGGCTTTACCGGCAAGCCGATCCGCAACGTGGTCAACATCGGCATCGGCGGCTCGGACCTGGGTCCTGCCATGGCCTACGAGGCGCTGCGCCACTACGCGCGCCGCGACATGACCTTCCGCTTCGTCTCGAACGTGGACGCCACCGACTTCGCCGAGGCGGTGCGGGACCTGTCCGCCGACGAGACGCTGTTCGTGGTGTCCTCCAAAACCTTCACCACCCTCGAGACCCTCACCAACGCCCGCACGGCCCGCGACTGGCTGCTGTCGGCGCTGGGCGACGAGGCCGCCGTGGCCCGGCACTTCGTGGCCGTTTCCACCAACGCGGCCGAGGTGGAACGGTTCGGCATTGACCCTGCGAACATGTTTGAGTTCCGCGACTGGGTGGGCGGGCGCTACTCGGTCGACTCGGCCATCGGGCTCTCGCTGATGCTTGCCATCGGGCCCGAGGGCTTTGCGGACTTCCTGGCCGGGTTTTACGCCATGGACCGCCACTTCCGCGAAGCGCCCCTCGAGGCGAACCTGCCGGTGCTGCTGGGCATGCTCGGCATCTGGTACAACAATTTCTTTGGGGCCGAGACCATTGCCGTGCTGCCCTACGACCAGTACCTGGCCCGCTTCAGCGCCTACCTGCAGCAGCTCGACATGGAAAGCAACGGCAAGAGCGTGACCTTGGGCGGCGCGCGGGTCAGCTACCAGACCGGTCCGGTGGTGTGGGGCCAGCCGGGCACCAACGGCCAGCACGCCTTCTACCAGCTCATCCACCAGGGCACCAAGCTGATTCCCTGCGACTTTATCGGCTTCGCGCGCAGCCTCAACCCGCTAGGTGACCACCACGACCTGCTGATGGCCAACTTCTTCGCCCAGACCGAGGCCCTGGCCTTCGGCAAGCCCGCCGACGAGGTGGCAGCCAGCGGCGTGCAGCCCGAACTGGTCGCGCACCGCAGCTTCGAGGGCAACCGCCCCTCGAACACGCTGCTGCTCGAGGAACTGACTCCCTCGGCGCTGGGCAAGCTGATCGCGCTGTACGAGCACAAGGTGTTCGTGCAAGGCGCGGTGTGGGACATCAACTCGTTTGACCAGTGGGGCGTGGAACTCGGCAAGGTGCTCGCGCAGCGCATCGTGCCCGAGCTCTCCGGGCAGGGCGAGCTGGAACACGACAGCTCCACCAATGCCTTAATCCGGCGTTACCGCAGCGCCCGCCGCTCCGGCTGACCGGTGGGCTGCAAAGGGGCGGCCCCGGTTGCGGGGCCGCCCCTTTTTCCGTCTCAACGACGGAATTTCTTGTTCAAGACGGTGTTCATCTCCGCACAGGGTTTTTGCCCGGTCAGCGATTCCTCAAGTTTGTACGAGAGCGGCGTGAAGGCAAAAAATGAGCCAAGCGGCAGCATTTTCATCTGCGCGTGAAAAGATGAGAGAGCAACGGAGGTCGCTATGAAAAAAGCTGTCTTTGTCCTCGGTCTCGGTCTGGCCCTCTCAGGCGCTGCCATGGCGCAGCCCTACAGCGTTACCCTCGGCGGCACCTTCGGAAACCCCAACGGTTTCAGCTTCGGCTTCACTGCCAACAACCTGTGGAACCTGGGAGGAAACGCCGTAGACGGCCGCATTATCGCGGACCTCACCGGGAGCGGCGCGGTCTTCAACTTCGATGCGCTGTTCAACCTCCCGACCGACACGGTGAACTTCTATGCCGGTCCCAGCCTGGGTTTCACCACCGGCGGCACCTTCTTGGCGGGTCTGGTGGGCGGCGCCGAGTTTGCGCTCACCAACCAGTTTGACCTGTTCGCCGAAGCGACGCTCAAGAACTACTTCGGTTCGGGCTTCGCGGGCGGCTTCCGCTTCGGCGTGGCGTACACGTTCTAAGCGCACCGTTTAAAGTTGCCCGTTTTCGGTCCTCGAGGCCAGCGGCTCGGTGCCCTGCCCCGAGCAAAGAAAGCTGGCAATCTTTATTTCTGGTTGCGGCACTCCCGCATGCAGCAACAGCCCCTATCGCTCTTTTTTCCTCGCCTCGAGGAGTTCCCGGAGAGCTTGCATCGCCCCCACCACCCGGGGGAAGCCCAGGTACGGAATGGCGAACAGCAGCGTTTCGCGCAGCTCTTCCTCGCTTGCCCCGGCCCGCAACGCCCCGCGCAGGTGGGTCTTGAGTTCGTCCGGGTTGCCCAGGCTCATCAGCATCACACAGGCCAGCAGTTCCTTGGTCTTCAGGTCCAGTCCCGGCCGCTCGTACACCTCGCCGTAGGCGAACTCGAGGACGTAGCGGGCCAGGTCCGGGTCGAGGTCGCGCAAACGGTCCTCGATCCGCTCCCGCTGACGGCCCCACAACACCGTGCGTGCGTCGCTTTCGCTCATGGCGGTATCGTACAGCCTTCCGGTCCTTCCCATCCTCCCCAACTGCAAAAGGGCGCACCCGGGTGCGCCCTTTTGCGGTGCGAGCCGCTTACTTCTTGATCTGTTTGATGACCGCCTGGGTCAGGTCGGTGCCCTTTTCGTCGGCGTACACGACCAGACCGCTCGAGGCGGCCACGCCACGGTCCATGACCACCGAGAAGCCCTGGGCCTTGGCGGCAGCACCCACGGCACGGTTGATCTCGTTGGTGACCGGAGTCAGCTTCTGCTTGATCTGGTCTTCGTACTTTTTAGCGGTGCTCTGGTAGGTCTGGGTCAGGGTCGAGAGGTCGTTGCGCTCCTTGGCGGTCGCCTTGCCGCTCGAGATCTTCTGCTGCAGCGGGGTGATCTTGCCCTCGAGGGTCTTGAGTTCGGCGTTGGCCTTGTTGCGCAGGTCATTGATCGGCTTGCCCGAGGGCGAGCTGGCCAGAACTTCCTGAACGTTGACAAAGCCGACCTTGCCGCCCGGAGTCTGGGCACGCGGAACGGTCAGACCGGCTGCGAAGGCAAAGGCAAAACCCAGGGGAATCAGAATGTGCTTCTTGCTCATGCGGTTGAGCATAGCAGAACGAATATGCAAGCCGTGAGAACGCCGTGAATCGCCGATGTTTCAGTCAGACCCCTCAAGGTTATCTGGCAGAACCAGATCTTAAAAATCCGGGGCCCGAACTGCTAAACAGACAGCTGACGGAATTCTGATGTGGGTTTCAAGATATGCGGGGAGCCCGTTCTTGCCTACCGCAATAAAAAGCGTCCTGCCCCAAGCGGGCAGGACGCCGACAGATCGCGTTCTTAGGGTTTGAGCGCCTTGACCACTTCGGCGGTAAAGTCGGTCGAGGCCTCGTCGGCGTACACGACCAGGCCACTCGAGGCGGCCACGCCACGGTCCATCACGATCGTAAAGCCCTGCTTTTTGGCGGTCTCGGCCACCAGCTTGTTGATCTGGTCGGTGACCGGGTTGAGCTTGCCGTCAAGTTCCTTCTGGTACTTCTCGGAAGTCGCCTGCAAGGTCTTGCCGATGGTCTCGTAGTTCTGCTTCTCGGCAGCGCTGGCGCTGCCCGCACGCACCTTGGCGTCGAGGTCGCGGAACTGCTTGTTCAGCGGGTCCAGCTCGGCGCGGGCTTTCTTGCTGAGCTCCTGGATCGAAGCATTTTGCGGGTGTGCGTTCAGCAGTTCCTGCACGTTCACAAAACCGACCTTCTGAGCGGGGGTCTGCGCGTGCGGGGCAGTAAGACCAAAGGCCAGCGCGCCAAAAACGGCGATCGGAAGCAACTGGGAGGCTTTCATTGCGGTGAGCATAGCATGGGCTTTATTGAAGATGATGAACCTCACTTTCCACGGCCGTCTGACACGTGTCCCTTGCCAAGGAGCGGCCCGGTGGGAGACAATCTGAGAGATACCTTTGTCGCGGCTCAAGCCCGAAAAAGCCCAGGAGTAAGCATGCTAGTACGCGATTGGATGACCCCT
Protein-coding regions in this window:
- a CDS encoding carboxymuconolactone decarboxylase family protein, which gives rise to MSESDARTVLWGRQRERIEDRLRDLDPDLARYVLEFAYGEVYERPGLDLKTKELLACVMLMSLGNPDELKTHLRGALRAGASEEELRETLLFAIPYLGFPRVVGAMQALRELLEARKKER
- a CDS encoding OmpH family outer membrane protein, translated to MSKKHILIPLGFAFAFAAGLTVPRAQTPGGKVGFVNVQEVLASSPSGKPINDLRNKANAELKTLEGKITPLQQKISSGKATAKERNDLSTLTQTYQSTAKKYEDQIKQKLTPVTNEINRAVGAAAKAQGFSVVMDRGVAASSGLVVYADEKGTDLTQAVIKQIKK
- a CDS encoding OmpH family outer membrane protein; the protein is MKASQLLPIAVFGALAFGLTAPHAQTPAQKVGFVNVQELLNAHPQNASIQELSKKARAELDPLNKQFRDLDAKVRAGSASAAEKQNYETIGKTLQATSEKYQKELDGKLNPVTDQINKLVAETAKKQGFTIVMDRGVAASSGLVVYADEASTDFTAEVVKALKP